The Methanobrevibacter thaueri DNA segment AAAATCAGGATATTACTTATAATGCTATTGTGGGAAATGGGCATCGTGAAATTGAAGCAAAAGAGACTTATTATAACGAAAATGGTGAAAGATTAGAAGTTGGCGATAATTGGTATGGTGATGCAGGATTAATATGTCCTAAAATCAAAACAAGTAAAATAAAATTCACCGTGACCCAAACAGGTCCAAATCAATTCCAAGCAGCATTCTTTGACTCAAACGGTAATTTGGCTAGTTTACTTCCGGATAGAACTTTATCCTACAAGACAAATAATGGTAAAAGTATAACATTAACCATTAGTGGAGGAATAGCCACATTCACTGTGGATGCAAACAATGGGGATATTATCAAAGCTATTGTGGATTCTTCCAGGAGAGACAATGAGTATAATGCTGACATCACGTCTTCTTCACAATCAATTAATGGAAAAGCTCCAACATATGATTATCCTCCAATTCCAGACTATCAAATATATGAAGATATTGAGGGTGGTGATGGATTAGGTGGATATGCTAATGGCGGAAATGGAAAATTGTCTCAAGGTAGCGATTCTGATGGAAACTCTACTCACAGTCAGAAAGCAAATCCCTCAAACAGTGCAAATGATCCTGTAAATGATGTTTCACAAAGTTATGATGTTTCAGATGCAGTATCACAGGCAGGAGCATCACAACCAAGTTCCGGAGATAGTGGAAATCCAGGTTCACAATCTGTTGTTAAACAAATTTTAATTGATGAAGATGAATTCTTTAAAGTAACTGGTATTTCATTCATTTTGCTGTTGATATTATTATCTGTCGGTTTTTATTATCGTGAAGATATAAAAGAAATGAATTCCAAAAGATAATTCATCTTATTTTTCTTATTTTTCCTTGTTTTCATAATAAATTATTTAAAAGATTTTAAATAAATATCATATTATCTTACTTTTGGAGGATAAATATGAATAAAAGTGATTTGAAAAGAGATTATTTTATGCTTAAAGGTCCTCTTGCTAAAAAAGGTTATGACTGGTGGTGGCATTCTTTCACCGGTTATAATAAAAAGACTGGTGAAGCGAGACCATTTTTCATAGAATACTTTACATGTAATCCGGCATTGGCTGAAGACGAACCTGTTCTTGGTCAGGACCCTGAAAACCAAAAGACCGGAAAAAGACCATCATACTGTATGATTAAGGCAGGAGCATATGGTAAAGACCCAAAACAAATCCACAATTTTTACTCAATGAAATATTTCAATTGTCCTGATGATGAATTGAATATTCAGGTGGGGGATTGCAGTCTAACAGAAACACATATGAGTGGATTTTCAAGAGTGTCTGAAGAGGATGCCAAAAATCACCCGGAATACATGTCTGATGCTGGAGACATGATGTGGGATTTGGATATTGATAAGCAAATCACATTTAACGTAGGTTACGGTGCAAACTCACTATTCAGAAAATTGAATTCATTTGAAATGTTCTGGCATGCCGAAGGAATCAAGACCCAATACAGCGGAACCGTCTGGCTGGATGGGGAAGAATATGAAGTTATTCCTGAAAAATCATTCGGATATGCAGACAAGAACTGGGGTGGAGACTTCACCTCACCATGGCTTTGGATCTCCTCATGTAATATTACAAGCCTCATTTCTGGTAAAAAGCTAAACAACTCCGCATTCGAAGCAGGTGGTGGAAGACCAAAGGCATTCGGTATCGAATTGCCACGTAAGCTGTTAATAGGTTTTTACTACGAAGGAAAAATGTATGAATACAACTTCGCCAGATTCTGGAACATGGTTAACATTGACTTTGATTTCCAGGAGGGTGAAGACGTTCACACATGGCATGTAAATGCAAGCAACAGGAACTCCAGAATGGAGCTTGTGCTTTACTGCAAACGTGATGAGATGATGCTGTTCAACTATGAGGCTCCTGACGGTAAAAAGAGACACAACCGCTTGTGGAACGGTGGAAGCGGATACGGTGAAATCAAGCTGTTCAAGAAAGACGGAACATTGATTGACCATGTGAAAATCGAAAATGCCGGATGCGAATATGGGGAGTATGATGACGAATGATATTCTCTGATATCCTTGCATTAATCATAGTATATGTTTACGTTGCAGTCATTTTCGTTATAGCAGAAATGGTTTTAAAGACACGGCCTGAAGTTTCACGTAAGTTTTTACACATTATGGTAGGTAACATGATATTTGCCATGCCATTTTTTGCAGATCCGTGGACCATGGTCTGGTTTTTAACACTACCAATCACAATAGGACTATTCTTCTTAACTGAATATTCACCAATCAAGATAGAAAACAGCGTAACAGAATCCGGACATGCATTGGGATTGTTCTTCTATGCATTGATTTGGACAATATTGATTGCGATATTTGCAACAATCGCGCCTGCCAACGACCCTAAATATTACATCTGGATTGTTGCGCTAGCGATTGTTCCAATGGTATACGGTGACGGATTCGCAGCACTCATCGGTCAAAAGTTCGGAAAAGTCAAATACACAGTATTCGGAGGAACCAAATCTCTCGAAGGATCCCTTACAATGTTCGTGGTGACAACAGTAATGAGTGTATTTGTATGGATGGTTTTCGCATCAATCGGATGTACAATGCCTGAATTCAATATTGTCTATATCATAATGATTTCAGCCGTTGCAACATTATGTGAAGCATTCAGTTATGGTGGAATTGACAACCTTACAGTTCCGGCAATAACCGCAATTTTATATTATTTAGTAGCTGTATTATAGCTACTAATTTTAACTTCTTTTTTTTGCACTTCAGTAGGCATATTCTGCATCTTGGAAACATCGCCAAATAGCCATTTATATAGATTTTACCCAAGTTATATTATCGAATGGTGAATAGGTGATAAAATGGATTTAAGACAAAAGGCAGAACAAAGAGTTGACGCGAAAATCGAATTTCAAGAAAATTTATATAAATATCTGATTGTAAATGTAATAATAGCAGTCATTTGCCTATTATTCCTTAATAGTTTTTGGTTGTTATTCCTTGTGATGTTTTTCTGGGGGCTTGATGTTCTGGATAAGTTTTTCAAAGCCTATTCAATCAGAGATTACAGAGAGGATATGATAGAAAAAGAACTTTCAAGGATGGGTGAATAGAATGACAGACAGTTTACGTTT contains these protein-coding regions:
- a CDS encoding tocopherol cyclase family protein yields the protein MLKGPLAKKGYDWWWHSFTGYNKKTGEARPFFIEYFTCNPALAEDEPVLGQDPENQKTGKRPSYCMIKAGAYGKDPKQIHNFYSMKYFNCPDDELNIQVGDCSLTETHMSGFSRVSEEDAKNHPEYMSDAGDMMWDLDIDKQITFNVGYGANSLFRKLNSFEMFWHAEGIKTQYSGTVWLDGEEYEVIPEKSFGYADKNWGGDFTSPWLWISSCNITSLISGKKLNNSAFEAGGGRPKAFGIELPRKLLIGFYYEGKMYEYNFARFWNMVNIDFDFQEGEDVHTWHVNASNRNSRMELVLYCKRDEMMLFNYEAPDGKKRHNRLWNGGSGYGEIKLFKKDGTLIDHVKIENAGCEYGEYDDE
- a CDS encoding 2TM domain-containing protein, with the protein product MDLRQKAEQRVDAKIEFQENLYKYLIVNVIIAVICLLFLNSFWLLFLVMFFWGLDVLDKFFKAYSIRDYREDMIEKELSRMGE
- a CDS encoding diacylglycerol/polyprenol kinase family protein codes for the protein MIFSDILALIIVYVYVAVIFVIAEMVLKTRPEVSRKFLHIMVGNMIFAMPFFADPWTMVWFLTLPITIGLFFLTEYSPIKIENSVTESGHALGLFFYALIWTILIAIFATIAPANDPKYYIWIVALAIVPMVYGDGFAALIGQKFGKVKYTVFGGTKSLEGSLTMFVVTTVMSVFVWMVFASIGCTMPEFNIVYIIMISAVATLCEAFSYGGIDNLTVPAITAILYYLVAVL